The Thalassospira sp. TSL5-1 genome contains the following window.
CACACAATCGGAACACGTTATGGCAAAGGCCGGGGATCTTGCAAATATCGGCACGGAGTGTGTAGGACTATTCTGCCTTGGGGTGATTTTTCGCAGATGCCACGGTGGTTTGGGCGTGCAGAGCTTTAAAACCTGTGCAATCGTGATTTAATCGTGCAGATTGCATGAAATTTCAATTTGTGACTGGATTCAATGGGATCAGCTTCATAGGATGCGGGCAGGATCATGGGTCGTCCAAAAGGGCCGGGAAATCGGTCGCGATTTCCCGATGTGCCAGATAATCGATAAAAGCGGGTGCGAATGAAAAAGCTGATTGTCGGAATCGTTGTTCTTGGGGTTGTTGTCGCCGGAGGTGGATTTTACTGGACTCAGCAACAGGCAAAGCAGCAAAGAATGGCTAATCACTTTCAGCCGTCTCCGGCTCAGCTTTATACGGGCATTGCTGACCAGGTTACGCCGGTTTTTGATTTGCATGGCTATAAAATCGCCATGCTTGTCCCTGGCGACCGGACCAACGGCGATAGCTGGGTTTTTCGGGGTACCGCGCGCAGTGGCAATCTTTCGCCCGCTTATTACGGCCAGGTTGATTATACCTGTGGGCCGCAGGGCGGGGATGAAGATGCGTGCTGGAAATTGAGCCAACTGGTTGTTGACGGGCGCCCGTTAAAGCTGGTTGGAACGGTGGCGGAAAACGGCGATGCGTCCGATACGCCTGACGAGACAGCGGCCCTTGAAAGCCGCGAATCCCAAGCCCTTGGGATGACGAATGCGCTTGATACCGCCATGCCGGGAGATGGGGCGGTTCAGCCTGTAGCACCAGACGCATCCGGGGCGGCGGACAGGCAGGCATCGGATGGTCCCGCGGATGAAACGGCGCAGGCGACGGCAGATGATGATGGTGCAGACAACAACAATGCCGATCAGGAAAAAGCGGATGTCTGGCGGACCACGTCAGATAATGTCAATGCCCGCATGGGGCCGGGCACCGATTATGAAGTCGCCTTTGCCATGCCGCAAAGCACCCCGATGCAGTTGCTGGAGCAGAAAGACGGTTGGGGGCATTTTTCCTATGTCGGGCCGGATGGCAACACATATCGTGTCTGGATTTATATGAATCTGGTTGCCAAAGACTGAGCCTTTTGGGCTTTTGACCCGGTAGGCTGCCGGTTTGTTGCTTTCGGATTGTCCTGATTCGGAAGAAAAAACGAGGATATTTTATGTTTGGGTGGTTCGGCAAAAAGAAGCGGCCGACGGAAGCGACAACCAGGGGGGCGACAGGCAAGGTCGGGCTTGATCAGGCAACTGTCCCTGAAAACGTTGTTGTTTATGCCATTGGCGATATTCATGGTCGGGCGGATTTGCTTGAACAGAAGCTGAACAGGATTATGGCTGATCCCGTAACCCATAACCAGAACAAGATGATTATCTATCTCGGAGATCTGGTGGATCGTGGCTTGAAGAGCCGCGAGGTCATTGATCTTATTCTTGCCTATGAGGCAGAGGATATTGATCAGGTCTGGCTGATGGGCAATCACGAGGAATTTATGGTGCGGTTTCTTGCTGATCCGGAAAACAGCATGGAATGGCTGACCTATGGCGGGGCAGAGACTTTACTGAGCTATAATATCTCGGTCGCGGCGGGGGCGTTTAACGCCGAAAAGGCGATCAAGGCCGCAGAGGATTTACAGGTCGCGATGCAGGATGCGGGGCATGACCAGTTCTTTGCGCGTTTTCAGGACAGTTTTGAAATGGGCGATTATCTGTTCGTTCATGCCGGAATTGACCCGGAAAAACCGATTGCCGGGCAGGGGTCGGAAATTCTGCGCTGGATACGCGAACCGTTTTTAAGCTTTTCGGGCACGTTGCCCAAGGTTGTGGTGCACGGACATACCGTGACGGAAGAACCGACCGTGCGCAACCATCGCATCGGCCTTGATACGGGTGCTTATTATTCCGGTCAATTAACGTGCCTTCGCCTTGAGGGGCGGGATTACCGGTTTTTGTAGCCTGGGATGAGTGACCACAAAAAAAGACCGGCCTGACGCAGCCGGTCTTTGATACTTTTGGGCTTTTGTGCGGGTTAGAAGAAACGTTCTTCAACACGGACAATATCGCCTGGTAAAACGATGGTTTCGGGTGTTGCCTTTTCCGGCTTGCGGCTTTCATCACCGCCGCGAATGATCAGGATATCATCCTTGTCGGCCCGGTAGGTGAAACCGCCGCCCAGCGCCACGGCATTGAGAACACTCATGCCGTTGACAAAGGGATAGCTTCCTGGTTCCTTGACTTCGCCCAGAATGTAAAACGGGCGATAATTCATGACTTCAGCACTTACCTTTGGGTCTACCAGATAGCCATCTTTGAGTTTGGTTTCGATATCGGAACTCAGCTCGTGCAGGGTTTTCCCACCGGCACTGACAATCCCGATCAGGGGGAGGGAAATCTGGCCTTCACCGGAGACTTCAAATTCCCCCGATAAGTCGGGTTCGCCAAATACGGTAATTCGGACTTTGTCGCCTGACCCAAGCGTATAAACCGGTTGTGCCGCGTAGGCCGCATTGATGGCCATCAGCGACATGAACAGGGCGAAGATGAATCCACTTAATTTACGCATAACCAACCTGTCTAAAAGAAATCCCTTCGGGCGAACCCGAAGGGATCATAGCATCTATCTCAAGAATGCGGAACGGTAACTCGGCAAATTAGAACTGACCGCCGACCTTAACCATAACCACATTTTGATCATATTCATTGACGGCGTCGTTAGAATTACGCGTCTCATGGCTCAACTTGACGCCACCATAAAGGTTGCGGTTAAGCTTGTAATCCGCCCCTACTGAATAGGTGTATTTGTCGTCTTCGCGCGAAATACCCTGATAATCCGAATTGTAGTATTTCGCATCGGCGTTAAGGATCAGGTTGCGCAGCAATTCGTGATCAACACCCACGCCAAGAGCGGTGCCAACCGTGGAAGACGCACCAGAAGTGGTGGTTTCATTGATGGTGCGCGACGCAAGTGCGCGGAGTGTGGTCAGTTCGGTGATGTTCCAGCGAATGCGGGCATCGGCCGAATAACCATCGACATCTTTGAGGGAGGGATTGTCGTAATCCTGTTCCATCCAGCCAACACCCAGGTCAGCACGGATCAGACGGTCAAGATCAATGGCAATACCTGCCTGAACCTTGTAACCGCTGGAATCACGGTTAACCCCGGCATTGGGACCGGATGTTGCGGTTTTATCATAGTTGCGGTCATTGACCGAGCTTTTGATAAACGCTTCATACCCGTTCTGGATTTCGTAACCGAAGCGGACTTCACCTTTGGTTTCGGTACGATCACGACCATCATTACTGGTCGTGGTTCCGTTAATGTTTTTATTGCTGTCGTAATTGTAATCGTCAACCGTGCCGGTCAGGCCAATGCTGAAACGATTAGGCTTGTAGGTGCCACCCAGAACACCGGTCAGTTTGTCATATTCAACCGGTTCTTTGGCATTGGCCGGAACATCATCACCACCGCGTTCTTCATGCAGGTGCTGCAGGCGGGCGTCACCGTTGAATTTCAGGGCTTCGGTCGCATCGGCACGGCCGGTGGCACGAAGGTTGTAATCAGTATAGTTATCGTCGCTGCTATCGGCATAGATGCCGAACTCGGAAGATGCTTCAAACTGCAGGAAGTGACGGTTCCAGTTGGAACGCAGTTGCAAACCCGGCGAGATTTTGGTGATGAAATCATCTTTCTCGTTGGTGTTCGACTTGTAGATATTGTCGTTATATTCTTCTTCAAGTTCCACCTTCGGATAAAGGCGGAAAGACCCAACGGTAATACCATTCGGCTCATAGCCTTCCGGCGTGCGTTCGGTCACGGCCTGATCCGGATTAACCTGTTCCTGGGCTTCAGCCGGAAGAACAACCGCCAATGCGCCAACTGCTACGGATGCGAGCAGTCCCCCTTTAAGAAATTTCACTTTTGTATCCCCTTACTAAATCTTCAAGCATTTTTAACTTAACGGGTTGACCAGATCAGTTCTGGTTCTGCGGCTGGTCATCGCTCGCATTGTTTTGAGCTTCGCTATCCTGCTCAGCGGCAGTTTCGTCGTCCGTGGTATCGGTTTCCCCGACATCACCACCGGTTTCCTGGTTTGCCTCGGCGGTTTCCGTGCTTTGTTCAGCCTGGTTGTTGGCGGTATCTGCGGCAGCAACGTCACTATCGGCGGCATCAACCGTCGTTGTTGACTGGTTAACAATTGAGTTAATCAGCCGGCCATTGTCCGAACCCGCAGATTGGATCGCAACGTTTGCAACAAATATGTTTGTTGCATTTGAAACGGCGCGATTAACCTCGTCTCGGGTAATACCGGCGCTCTCGGCGGATACTGCCGCGATCATTCCCGGCGTTGCCGTTGATCCGCTGGCCAGGGCCTGAACGGCAACCGAGCTTGCAATCTGGCTTGCGGCTTGAGGGTTTGCTCGCGAAACAGATGCGGCAATTATAAGGGCGCTATTAGGGGCCGCCTGCGTCGCAGCCGCAGCAATGGCGGCAGGATCGGCATCTGTGCCGCCTGCTTTGGTGGCCGAAACGGCGACCTGTGCTGCTTGATCCGGTTGGGCTGTGACAACCTGGGTGGTCACGTCATTGGCAGCGCTTGGGACAGCCGTAACAACAGACGCGGCGATTGCGCCCGCAGAAGTGCCAGGGGCGGCAGCAGCGGCTGCGCCCGCGATCTGACCTGCGGCGGCCGGATTAATTTTGGCGGCGGCAGCGGCGATGGTCGCTGCTGCGTTGGGATTAGCTCTGACCAGTGTTGCCACGGTTGTCGCAAGCGCATCCGGCGAGGAGCTTGCAGCCTGAAGCGTTGCAATAGTGGACGGTGTAATAGCGGCAGATTGTGCCATCGCAGGGCCATAGGCCCCCAAAAGCATGCCACCGGCCAGTGCCGTGACGGCTGCAAGTTTGCTCATCATCTTCATGTTCCAGCGACTCCCTTACGTGCGCTTTGCTCGGTCCCCAATGGGTAACAAGGCATGGATAGCCTGTTTTTTGACCCTTATCCGTGAGGATAAATCTATGGGAGGTATCTGTTGGACGCAAACAATATTGCACGTTTTGCGTGATTTAGGATGAGAACGGATGAAGCCTGTTGCCAATATGCAACATAACTTGTGGTACTACGTATTGGTGAGTGATCAATAGATCGGTTTAATCTGTCTTAAAGTACAGGTTTGAGGACCACGCCATCTGATTGATTCGCAAGTTGGCGGTTTTTCGAGAATCGCAGCATAGATAATTTTTGGACATTTGGTAAAATTTGGGACCAAAAATACAAGGTTTGACTGAATATTTCATTCAGTCAATGCACGTAATAGTTGCCGTGTGACGCTTTGGTGACAGGGCATCGCTATAGAATACGGTTGAGCCCGCTGGCGCTTTTTAGCATGTTCCGCGATAAAGGACGGTGCATTCTTGTAAATATGGTATCGGAAAGAGTTCAGTCCGGTTTGTTGATGTCGAGGATGAAACGGCTAAATTGCTTTTCCTGGGTGGTGCTCATGGCTTCCACCGTGATCCGGATTGTTTCAAGGTTTCGTTTGGCGAGATTTACCAGATCGCGATGTTCCAGCGTATCAATCCAGCGGATTTTTCCCCGGATATCTTCCTGCTCTGCCGGTGTAAGCTGTGACCACAGGGTCATGGCATAGCTGATCTGGTTTACCGCGATATTGCGTTCATAAGGGCCGGTCAGAAGCGACATGCGCAGGGATGCAACAGCCGAACCATCGGCGGCACCGCCGGTTCTAAGGCGGGTAAAGGTAAGCCTGACCCAGGTATAGGTATCCATCGGCGAGATGGTTAGGGCTGTTGTGAAGGCGTTGTCTGCCAGAAGGTAGTGCTGTGTCGCGCGTTCTGGCGTTGTGGCCCGTTTGGCCCGTTCCATTTCGATATAGCCAATGCGCGTCCAGGCCGTTGAGGTTGGTACCCAGTCAATCGCATCCATCGTGGTTT
Protein-coding sequences here:
- a CDS encoding metallophosphoesterase family protein, translating into MFGWFGKKKRPTEATTRGATGKVGLDQATVPENVVVYAIGDIHGRADLLEQKLNRIMADPVTHNQNKMIIYLGDLVDRGLKSREVIDLILAYEAEDIDQVWLMGNHEEFMVRFLADPENSMEWLTYGGAETLLSYNISVAAGAFNAEKAIKAAEDLQVAMQDAGHDQFFARFQDSFEMGDYLFVHAGIDPEKPIAGQGSEILRWIREPFLSFSGTLPKVVVHGHTVTEEPTVRNHRIGLDTGAYYSGQLTCLRLEGRDYRFL
- a CDS encoding polysaccharide biosynthesis/export family protein, coding for MRKLSGFIFALFMSLMAINAAYAAQPVYTLGSGDKVRITVFGEPDLSGEFEVSGEGQISLPLIGIVSAGGKTLHELSSDIETKLKDGYLVDPKVSAEVMNYRPFYILGEVKEPGSYPFVNGMSVLNAVALGGGFTYRADKDDILIIRGGDESRKPEKATPETIVLPGDIVRVEERFF
- a CDS encoding outer membrane beta-barrel protein, with product MKFLKGGLLASVAVGALAVVLPAEAQEQVNPDQAVTERTPEGYEPNGITVGSFRLYPKVELEEEYNDNIYKSNTNEKDDFITKISPGLQLRSNWNRHFLQFEASSEFGIYADSSDDNYTDYNLRATGRADATEALKFNGDARLQHLHEERGGDDVPANAKEPVEYDKLTGVLGGTYKPNRFSIGLTGTVDDYNYDSNKNINGTTTSNDGRDRTETKGEVRFGYEIQNGYEAFIKSSVNDRNYDKTATSGPNAGVNRDSSGYKVQAGIAIDLDRLIRADLGVGWMEQDYDNPSLKDVDGYSADARIRWNITELTTLRALASRTINETTTSGASSTVGTALGVGVDHELLRNLILNADAKYYNSDYQGISREDDKYTYSVGADYKLNRNLYGGVKLSHETRNSNDAVNEYDQNVVMVKVGGQF